One stretch of Variovorax sp. 54 DNA includes these proteins:
- a CDS encoding FAD-dependent monooxygenase, with protein sequence MQTNESTIGIVGAGIGGLVAAIALRRAGHDVVVFEQARQFARVGADINLTPNAVRALDGLGVGEAARVTAARPSHRISRTYDSGEETSRLEMADSAEQRYGAPQLTIHRADLLAALADMFPAERVALGKRAESIAADDQGVTLSFSDGTSARVGVLLGADGIHSGVRTAMFGAESPRFTGIVAYRAVVPAERVAGVPNLGAFTKWWGPNPQSQIVTFPLNRGKDTFIFATTPQDTWHLESWTAPGSVDELREQYVAYHPEARALLDACDTVLKTALYEREPMPAWAQGRLALLGDAAHPMLPFMAQGAGMAIEDAVVLSRHLDGVAMADIPDALQAYQTARIERASQVQLGSRGNNWLREGGNADWVYAYDAWAVPLGVPAQGAVAATA encoded by the coding sequence ATGCAGACAAACGAATCCACCATCGGCATCGTCGGAGCCGGCATCGGCGGCCTGGTCGCCGCCATCGCACTGCGCCGCGCCGGGCACGACGTGGTCGTGTTCGAACAGGCCAGGCAGTTCGCCCGCGTCGGCGCCGACATCAACCTCACGCCGAACGCCGTGCGCGCACTCGACGGCCTGGGCGTGGGCGAAGCGGCCCGCGTGACGGCGGCGCGCCCGTCGCACCGCATCAGCCGCACCTACGACAGCGGCGAAGAAACCTCGCGCCTCGAAATGGCCGACTCGGCCGAACAGCGCTACGGCGCGCCGCAGCTCACCATCCACCGCGCCGACCTGCTGGCTGCGCTGGCCGACATGTTCCCCGCCGAGCGCGTGGCGCTCGGCAAGCGCGCCGAGAGCATCGCGGCCGACGACCAGGGCGTGACCCTGTCGTTCAGCGACGGCACCAGCGCCCGCGTGGGCGTGCTCCTTGGTGCCGATGGCATCCACTCGGGCGTGCGCACCGCGATGTTCGGCGCCGAGAGCCCGCGCTTCACGGGCATCGTCGCCTACCGCGCCGTGGTGCCCGCCGAGCGCGTGGCCGGCGTGCCCAACCTGGGCGCCTTCACCAAGTGGTGGGGCCCGAACCCGCAGAGCCAGATCGTCACGTTCCCGCTGAACCGCGGCAAGGACACCTTCATCTTCGCCACCACGCCGCAGGACACCTGGCACCTCGAATCGTGGACCGCGCCGGGCAGCGTCGACGAGCTGCGCGAGCAGTACGTGGCCTACCACCCCGAGGCGCGCGCGCTGCTCGACGCCTGCGACACGGTGCTGAAGACCGCGCTGTACGAGCGCGAGCCCATGCCCGCCTGGGCGCAGGGCCGCCTGGCGCTGCTGGGCGATGCCGCGCACCCGATGCTGCCCTTCATGGCGCAGGGCGCCGGCATGGCCATCGAAGACGCCGTGGTGCTGTCGCGCCACCTCGACGGCGTGGCGATGGCCGACATTCCCGATGCGCTGCAGGCTTACCAGACGGCCCGCATCGAGCGCGCCAGCCAGGTGCAGCTTGGCTCGCGCGGCAACAACTGGCTGCGCGAAGGCGGCAATGCCGACTGGGTGTACGCCTACGACGCTTGGGCCGTGCCGCTGGGCGTGCCGGCGCAAGGCGCTGTCGCCGCTACTGCCTGA
- a CDS encoding recombinase-like helix-turn-helix domain-containing protein, protein MQQDRFLQPHQARQRPATTYEDLLGDVIERAYGDGIHDLPGLVQRLNDSGLATPGGLAWTEALYRKEMATLAA, encoded by the coding sequence ATGCAACAAGACCGCTTTCTCCAACCGCACCAGGCGCGCCAGCGCCCCGCGACCACCTACGAAGACCTGCTGGGCGACGTGATCGAACGCGCCTATGGCGACGGCATCCATGACCTGCCGGGCCTCGTGCAGCGCCTGAACGACAGCGGCCTGGCCACGCCGGGCGGCCTCGCATGGACCGAGGCGCTGTACCGCAAGGAAATGGCCACGCTGGCCGCCTGA
- a CDS encoding aromatic ring-hydroxylating oxygenase subunit alpha: MTIAITPVPADPVDHLLEIGLKDLWYPICPSHFVKENPISLRRLGRKIALWRDSEGVLHALEDRCPHRGAPLSQGVILGDRLSCPYHGVEVRHDGVVTRVPGSPGCKLEGSRATRHFHVQERAGAVFLYNSKEPVDVPPPLVLPEQLTDEAEYSNFLCYTEWKGDYRYVLDNVMDPMHGTYLHKQSHSMAEGDSSAKFGVRPTDIGFVFEKEGQRNVNFDWTEWADTGIHWMRLEIPYPKTGGPGGNFIIIGAFSPMANGMTATFFWRARKLSPGWERDTWRFLYKNRLEARHWHVLEQDRVMLEEMEADANQHENLYQHDLGIVRLRRHMRNLAQAQIG; this comes from the coding sequence ATGACCATCGCCATCACCCCCGTTCCCGCCGATCCGGTCGACCACCTGCTCGAGATCGGCCTGAAAGACCTCTGGTACCCGATCTGCCCCTCGCACTTCGTCAAGGAGAACCCGATCTCCCTGCGCCGCCTCGGCCGCAAGATTGCGCTGTGGCGCGACAGCGAAGGCGTGCTGCACGCGCTGGAAGACCGCTGCCCGCACCGCGGCGCGCCGCTGTCGCAAGGCGTGATCCTGGGTGACCGCCTCTCGTGCCCGTACCACGGCGTCGAAGTGCGCCACGACGGCGTGGTCACGCGCGTGCCCGGCAGCCCGGGCTGCAAGCTCGAAGGCTCGCGCGCCACGCGCCACTTCCACGTGCAGGAGCGCGCGGGCGCCGTGTTTCTCTACAACTCGAAGGAGCCGGTCGATGTGCCGCCGCCGCTGGTGCTGCCCGAGCAGCTGACCGACGAAGCGGAGTATTCCAACTTCCTTTGCTACACGGAGTGGAAGGGCGACTACCGCTACGTGCTGGACAACGTGATGGACCCGATGCACGGCACGTACCTGCACAAGCAGTCGCACTCGATGGCCGAGGGCGACTCGAGCGCCAAGTTCGGCGTTCGCCCGACCGACATCGGCTTCGTGTTCGAGAAGGAAGGCCAGCGCAACGTCAACTTCGACTGGACCGAGTGGGCCGACACCGGCATCCACTGGATGCGCCTGGAAATTCCGTACCCGAAGACCGGCGGCCCCGGCGGCAACTTCATCATCATCGGCGCCTTCTCGCCCATGGCCAACGGCATGACCGCCACCTTCTTCTGGCGCGCGCGCAAGCTGTCGCCGGGCTGGGAGCGCGACACCTGGCGCTTCCTTTACAAGAACCGCCTCGAGGCGCGCCACTGGCACGTGCTGGAACAAGACCGCGTGATGCTCGAAGAGATGGAAGCCGACGCCAACCAGCACGAGAACCTGTACCAGCACGACCTGGGCATCGTCCGCCTGCGCCGCCACATGCGCAACCTCGCGCAGGCACAAATTGGCTAA
- a CDS encoding PDR/VanB family oxidoreductase codes for MSSPTLNALVHTMRYEAEGIVSVEFRPATPAVDFPAFEAGSHIDLHLPNGLVRSYSLCNPSSDRQRYVVGVLNDRKSRGGSRYVHQQLRVGMTLPISAPRNNFKLEEGAERSVLVAGGIGVTPIWCMLQRLIAIGKPVEIVYCARTRKEAAFCDAIEALATEKSVQLTWHFDDEKGAPPDLAALLGGKGATSHYYCCGPTPMLDAFEKSCEQLGYANAHIERFAAVHVEAPSATQTCVVQCAKSGKSVEVPPGKSILDSLIDAGLTPDHSCKEGVCGACETAVLEGEVDHHDGILTKIERASNKTMMICVSRCKGERLVLDI; via the coding sequence ATGTCTTCTCCCACGCTGAACGCCCTCGTGCACACCATGCGCTACGAGGCCGAAGGCATCGTCAGCGTCGAGTTCCGGCCGGCCACGCCGGCGGTGGACTTTCCCGCCTTCGAGGCCGGCTCCCACATCGACCTGCACCTGCCCAACGGGCTGGTGCGCAGCTACTCGCTGTGCAACCCGTCGAGCGACCGCCAGCGCTACGTGGTGGGCGTGCTCAACGACCGCAAGAGCCGCGGCGGTTCGCGCTACGTGCACCAGCAGCTGCGCGTGGGCATGACGCTGCCCATCTCGGCACCGCGCAACAACTTCAAGCTGGAAGAGGGCGCCGAACGCTCGGTGCTCGTGGCCGGGGGCATCGGCGTGACGCCCATCTGGTGCATGCTGCAGCGGCTCATTGCCATCGGCAAGCCGGTCGAAATCGTCTACTGCGCGCGCACCCGCAAAGAGGCCGCCTTCTGCGACGCCATCGAAGCGCTGGCCACCGAAAAATCGGTGCAGCTCACCTGGCACTTCGATGACGAGAAGGGCGCACCGCCCGACCTCGCGGCGTTGCTGGGCGGCAAGGGCGCCACCAGCCATTACTACTGCTGCGGCCCCACGCCGATGCTCGACGCTTTTGAAAAGAGCTGCGAGCAACTGGGCTACGCCAACGCACACATCGAGCGCTTCGCCGCCGTGCATGTGGAGGCGCCCAGCGCCACACAGACCTGCGTGGTGCAGTGCGCCAAGAGCGGCAAGAGCGTCGAGGTGCCTCCGGGCAAATCGATTCTCGACAGCCTGATCGACGCTGGCCTCACCCCCGACCACAGCTGCAAGGAAGGCGTCTGCGGCGCCTGCGAAACAGCGGTGCTCGAGGGCGAAGTCGATCACCACGACGGCATCCTCACCAAGATCGAACGTGCGTCCAACAAAACCATGATGATCTGCGTCTCTCGCTGCAAGGGCGAGCGGCTGGTGCTGGACATCTAA
- a CDS encoding porin: MKKYLIAMAAATAAGGALAQSSVTLFGVVDASVIYTRGSGDGSAHKTQLGNSGNMFSRLGFRGTEDLGGGLSASFWLEMGLQNDSGTGFPSNSNNQASGNGTPGVMSFNRRSTVSLAGPFGEVRLGRDYVPAFWNTAIFDPFGTGGGIGANQIYFSGLGGLVAPTGTRASNSIGYFLPANLGGFYGQVMYAMGENDSTSVLPGTQVSNKRDGQHTGARFGYQSGGLNVAIATGRTRYASGDLRVTNLGAAYTFGPSLMNLKLTSELYKESKGSTDAKGVLVGFQLPIGPGEIKASYARYKLEPLNAVREPTTSKLAIGYVHNLSKRTAVYGTIARISNKNGATQALAGAITMPNRASSGVEFGMRHMF, translated from the coding sequence ATGAAAAAGTACTTGATCGCGATGGCTGCGGCCACCGCGGCTGGCGGAGCGCTGGCCCAATCTTCCGTGACGCTGTTCGGCGTGGTCGATGCCTCCGTGATCTACACGCGCGGCAGCGGCGACGGATCGGCCCACAAGACGCAGCTGGGCAACAGCGGCAACATGTTCAGCCGCCTCGGTTTCCGCGGCACCGAAGACCTCGGCGGCGGGCTCTCGGCCAGCTTCTGGCTCGAGATGGGCCTGCAGAACGACAGCGGCACTGGCTTTCCGTCGAACTCGAACAACCAGGCCAGCGGCAACGGCACGCCCGGCGTGATGAGCTTCAACCGCCGCTCGACCGTCAGCCTGGCCGGCCCCTTCGGTGAAGTGCGCCTGGGCCGCGACTACGTGCCCGCCTTCTGGAACACCGCGATCTTCGACCCCTTCGGCACCGGCGGCGGCATCGGCGCCAACCAGATCTACTTCTCGGGCCTGGGCGGTCTCGTGGCCCCCACCGGCACGCGCGCCTCGAACAGCATCGGCTACTTCCTGCCGGCCAACCTGGGCGGCTTCTACGGCCAGGTGATGTACGCAATGGGCGAGAACGACTCGACCTCGGTGCTGCCCGGCACGCAGGTGTCGAACAAGCGCGACGGCCAGCACACGGGCGCGCGCTTCGGCTACCAGAGCGGCGGCCTCAACGTGGCGATTGCCACCGGCCGCACGCGTTATGCGAGCGGCGACCTGCGCGTGACCAACCTCGGCGCGGCCTACACCTTCGGCCCCTCGCTCATGAACCTCAAGCTCACGAGCGAGCTGTACAAGGAGTCGAAGGGCAGCACCGATGCCAAGGGCGTGCTGGTCGGCTTCCAGCTGCCCATCGGTCCGGGCGAGATCAAGGCCTCGTACGCGCGCTACAAGCTGGAGCCGCTCAATGCGGTGCGTGAGCCCACGACGTCGAAGCTGGCCATCGGCTACGTGCACAACCTTTCGAAGCGCACGGCGGTGTACGGAACGATCGCCCGCATCAGCAACAAGAACGGCGCCACGCAGGCGTTGGCCGGCGCCATCACCATGCCCAACCGCGCCTCCAGCGGCGTCGAGTTCGGCATGCGGCACATGTTCTAG
- a CDS encoding MFS transporter, with protein sequence MQSKNFRWYGVITLFVIVAISYVDRINIAVLITDAAFLKHVGIDASDRVSQGLLATAFMLGYGVSAFVLTPFCSALFGVRRSLIYGLVLWGVVTWASPMFHSYGLLLASRVLLGVSEGPLFSLASSYIKAHFKSDENGKPNALVNMGTGLGLAVGYPLVGYLLTQFDWDSSFHVLGVLNIVLGIPLVLAFVRMPAGHGDGIKPSSFGDAMSRVAGIVKGALHTRHLFLITLLTSAALAYLWGSSNWLPTYLREARGFSLREMGWIASLPQYATVLAVFTGGVLIDKLGRDRVPFIFMGASAGVALSVLLAINARDPYMAATCLVAANFFWGLQSPAIPSTVQHCARPEHTASAFGVTNGVGSLVAGFMPALMGGVITAVSHSGGAAHTTVTAASSAAGFFAGFALLIGTQVVVFACGFLLWWRERAQRTAAVSGSQLS encoded by the coding sequence ATGCAGAGCAAGAACTTCCGTTGGTACGGCGTGATCACGCTGTTCGTGATCGTGGCGATCTCTTACGTGGACCGCATCAACATCGCGGTGCTCATCACCGATGCGGCCTTTCTGAAACACGTGGGCATCGACGCCTCCGACCGCGTGAGCCAGGGCCTGCTGGCCACGGCCTTCATGCTCGGCTACGGCGTGTCGGCCTTCGTGCTCACGCCGTTCTGCTCGGCGCTGTTCGGCGTGCGGCGCAGCCTGATCTACGGCCTCGTCCTGTGGGGCGTGGTGACCTGGGCCTCGCCGATGTTCCACAGCTACGGCCTGCTGCTGGCCTCGCGCGTGCTGCTGGGCGTGTCGGAAGGGCCGCTGTTCTCGCTGGCCTCGTCGTACATCAAGGCGCACTTCAAGAGCGACGAGAACGGCAAGCCCAACGCGCTGGTGAACATGGGCACGGGCCTGGGCCTAGCGGTGGGTTATCCGCTGGTGGGCTACCTGCTCACGCAGTTCGATTGGGACAGCTCGTTCCATGTGCTCGGCGTGCTCAACATCGTGCTGGGCATTCCGCTGGTGCTGGCCTTCGTGCGCATGCCCGCAGGGCACGGCGACGGCATCAAGCCCTCGTCGTTCGGCGATGCGATGTCGCGCGTGGCGGGCATCGTGAAAGGCGCGCTGCACACGCGGCACCTGTTCCTCATCACGCTGCTCACGTCGGCGGCGCTGGCCTACCTCTGGGGCAGCAGCAACTGGCTGCCGACCTACCTGCGCGAAGCGCGCGGCTTCTCGCTGCGCGAGATGGGCTGGATCGCCTCGCTGCCGCAGTACGCCACCGTGCTCGCGGTGTTCACGGGCGGTGTGCTCATCGACAAGCTCGGGCGTGACCGCGTGCCCTTCATCTTCATGGGCGCGAGCGCGGGCGTGGCACTGTCGGTGCTGCTGGCCATCAATGCGCGCGACCCGTACATGGCCGCGACCTGCCTCGTGGCGGCCAACTTCTTCTGGGGCCTGCAGAGCCCGGCCATTCCGAGCACCGTGCAGCACTGCGCGCGGCCCGAGCACACGGCCAGCGCCTTCGGCGTGACCAATGGCGTGGGAAGCCTCGTGGCGGGCTTCATGCCGGCACTGATGGGTGGTGTGATCACCGCGGTGTCGCACAGTGGCGGTGCAGCACACACAACGGTGACAGCGGCCTCGTCCGCGGCAGGTTTCTTCGCGGGCTTTGCGCTGCTCATCGGCACACAGGTCGTCGTGTTCGCGTGCGGCTTTTTGCTGTGGTGGCGCGAGCGCGCGCAACGCACCGCTGCAGTCTCTGGTTCACAGCTTTCGTAG